From a single Mangifera indica cultivar Alphonso chromosome 19, CATAS_Mindica_2.1, whole genome shotgun sequence genomic region:
- the LOC123203335 gene encoding PH, RCC1 and FYVE domains-containing protein 1-like: MADLVSYGNDHRDIEQALIALKKGAQLLKYGRKGKPKFCPFRLSNDESSLIWISSSGERSLKLASVSKIIPGQRTAVFHRYLRPEKDYLSFSLIYNNGKRSLDLICKDKVEAEVWIAGLKALIPSGQGGRSKIDGWNDGGLYLEDSRDLTSNSASDSSLSVTRDISSPDVSVSLSNPITSPKSFQPENSISSNSERSHVASDNTNMQVKGSGSDVFRVSVSSAPSTSSHGSAPDDCDALGDVYIWGEVICDNVVKLSADKSTSYLSSRTDVLLPRPLESNVVLDVHHIACGVRHAALVTRQGEVFTWGEESGGRLGHVVVKDIIQPRLLESLTVTSVDFVACGEFHTCAVTMTGELYTWGDGTHNAGLLGHGTDVSHWIPKRISGPLEGLQVASVTCGPWHTALITSMGQLFTFGDGTFGVLGHGDRENVLFPREVESLSGLRTIAVACGVWHTAAVVEVIVTQSSASVSSGKLFTWGDGDKNRLGHGDKEARLKPTCVPALIDYNFHKIACGHSLTVGLTTSGHVFTMGSTVYGQLGNPNAVGKIPCMVDDKLAGECVEEIACGSYHVAVLTSRNEVYTWGKGANGRLGHGDVEDRKTPTLVEALKDRHVKYIACGSNYSAAICLHKWVSSAEQSQCSACRQAFGFTRKRHNCYNCGLVHCHSCSSRKAIRAALAPNPGKLCRVCDSCYAKLNKALESGINNRKNSMPRLSGENKDRLDKADIKLSKSTMPSNMDLIKQLDSKAAKQSKKADTFSLVRSSQAPSLLQLKDVVLSTAVDMRRMTPKPIVTPSGVSSRSVSPFSRRPSPPRSATPVPTTSGLSFSKSITDSLKKTNELLNQEVLKLQAQVESLRQRCELQELELQKSTKKAQEAVAVAAEESSKAKAAKEVIKSLTAQLKDMAEKLPPGAYDSESIRPAYLPSVLESNGIHYSDANGERHSRSDSVSSSMLSFPSGIDSINYNALGNLAHLLREPTGANGRDDHPDTRLPNGSGVVYASSGRMPESGDGKDSGPFQDGENGTKSRNSAMAVNSNQVEAEWIEQYEPGVYITLVALSDGTRDLKRVRFSRRRFGEHQAETWWSENREKVYERYNVRGLDKSSTSGQAARRSEGALSPTSQI; this comes from the exons ATGGCAGATCTTGTTAGCTACGGGAATGATCACCGTGATATTGAGCag GCTTTAATTGCTTTGAAGAAGGGTGCTCAGCTTCTGAAGTATGGTCGTAAGGGCAAGCCTAAGTTTTGTCCGTTTAGACTTTCTAat GACGAATCATCTTTGATCTGGATATCAAGCAGTGGAGAAAGAAGCTTGAAGTTAGCTTCTGTATCTAAAATTATACCTGGACAAAGAACT GCTGTTTTCCACCGGTACCTTCGTCCAGAAAAGGactatttatctttttctcttatatacAACAACGGAAAGCGGTCACTTGATCTG ATCTGCAAAGACAAAGTTGAGGCAGAGGTGTGGATTGCTGGCTTAAAAGCATTAATACCCTCTGGACAAGGTGGTCGCTCCAAAATTGATGGATGGAATGATGGAGGCCTCTACCTTGAG GATAGCAGAGACTTGACTTCTAATAGTGCAAGTGATAGTTCTTTGAGTGTTACAAGAGATATTAGCTCACCAGATGTTTCTGTCAGTTTGAGCAACCCAATTACTTCTCCAAAGAGCTTTCAACCTGAGAATTCCATTTCTTCAAATTCTGAAAGATCACATGTAGCATCAGACAACACAAATATGCAAGTAAAAGGATCTGGTTCAGATGTCTTTAGAGTTAGTGTTTCTAGTGCCCCCAGCACCTCCAGCCATGGTTCTGCACCGGATGATTGTGATGCTTTAGGCGATGTATACATATGGGGTGAAGTCATCTGTGATAATGTTGTCAAGCTTTCGGCTGATAAAAGTACTAGTTACTTGAGCTCAAGAACAGATGTGCTTCTTCCCAGGCCATTGGAATCCAATGTGGTTTTGGATGTTCATCATATAGCCTGTGGAGTCAGGCATGCAGCCTTGGTCACAAGACAGGGTGAAGTTTTTACTTGGGGAGAGGAATCTGGAGGGCGACTTGGCCATGTTGTTGTGAAGGATATTATTCAACCTCGTCTTCTTGAATCTTTGACAGTTACTAGTGTTGATTTTGTTGCTTGTGGAGAGTTCCACACTTGTGCTGTTACAATGACCGGGGAGCTATATACATGGGGAGATGGCACACATAATGCTGGGCTTCTTGGACATGGTACTGATGTCAGTCACTGGATACCAAAGAGAATATCAGGGCCTCTTGAGGGACTTCAAGTTGCTTCAGTAACTTGTGGTCCATGGCATACGGCCTTAATAACATCAATGGGGCAGCTCTTTACATTTGGTGATGGTACATTTGGTGTGTTGGGCCATGGTGACAGGGAAAATGTTTTGTTTCCTAGAGAAGTAGAATCTCTCTCAGGGTTGAGAACAATTGCTGTTGCTTGTGGAGTGTGGCATACCGCTGCTGTTGTAGAGGTTATTGTAACACAGTCCAGTGCAAGCGTTTCATCAGGGAAATTGTTTACTTGGGGTGATGGAGACAAAAATCGTCTTGGACATGGAGATAAGGAGGCTCGACTTAAACCCACATGTGTGCCTGCTTTAATTGATTACAATTTTCACAAAATTGCTTGTGGTCACAGTTTAACTGTTGGGTTGACCACATCAGGACATGTTTTTACAATGGGGAGTACTGTTTATGGTCAACTGGGGAATCCCAATGCTGTTGGAAAGATACCATGCATGGTGGATGATAAACTTGCAGGGGAGTGTGTTGAAGAAATTGCTTGTGGCTCCTATCATGTAGCAGTCCTAACATCCAGGAATGAAGTCTATACATGGGGAAAGGGTGCTAATGGAAGATTGGGCCATGGAGATGTTGAAGATCGAAAAACCCCAACTTTGGTTGAAGCTTTGAAGGATAGACATGTAAAATATATTGCTTGTGGTTCAAATTATTCTGCAGCTATATGTCTTCATAAATGGGTATCTAGTGCTGAGCAGTCTCAGTGCTCAGCATGCAGACAGGCTTTTGGTTTCACTCGGAAGAGGCATAACTGCTATAACTGTGGACTTGTTCACTGCCATTCATGCAGTTCAAGAAAAGCAATAAGAGCAGCATTGGCACCTAATCCAGGCAAACTATGTCGTGTTTGTGATTCCTGTTATGCCAAACTAAACAAGGCTTTAGAATCTGGTATCAATAATAGGAAGAATTCTATGCCTCGCCTTTCAGGTGAAAACAAGGACAGATTGGACAAGGCTGATATTAAATTGTCCAAGTCAACAATGCCTTCCAATATGGATTTGATTAAGCAGTTAGACAGCAAAGCTGCTAAACAGAGCAAGAAAGCTGATACTTTTTCCCTTGTACGCTCCTCCCAAGCACCTTCTTTGTTACAACTGAAAGATGTTGTTCTCTCTACTGCTGTTGATATGCGACGAATGACTCCCAAACCAATTGTCACACCATCTGGAGTAAGTTCCAGGTCTGTGTCACCTTTCTCAAGAAGACCCAGTCCCCCTCGATCTGCTACTCCTGTCCCTACGACATCAGGACTTTCTTTCTCTAAAAGTATTACTGATAGTTTGAAGAAGACTAATGAACTTTTGAATCAAGAAGTGCTTAAGCTGCAAGCGCAG GTTGAGAGCCTAAGACAAAGATGTGAGCTCCAAGAACTGGAACTTCAAAAATCGACTAAAAAAGCTCAAGAAGCTGTAGCAGTTGCTGCGGAGGAATCTTCAAAAGCTAAGGCTGCAAAAGAAGTTATCAAGTCACTAACAGCTCAG CTCAAAGACATGGCTGAGAAGCTGCCACCTGGAGCTTACGATTCAGAGAGCATAAGGCCAGCTTACCTACCAAGTGTCTTGGAATCAAATGGAATTCATTATTCAGATGCAAATGGAGAGCGCCATTCAAGATCTGATTCAGTCAGCAGCTCTATGCTGAGTTTTCCCTCAGGAATTGACTCTATCAATTATAATGCATTGGGAAACCTTGCACACTTACTCCGGGAACCTACTGGAGCCAATGGGAGGGATGACCATCCAGATACCAGACTGCCAAATGGTAGTGGTGTGGTTTATGCTAGTAGTGGCCGTATGCCAGAATCTGGTGATGGAAAAGATTCTGGTCCTTTCCAAGATGGCGAGAACGGAACGAAGTCCAGAAATTCTGCAATGGCCGTCAACAGTAATCAAGTTGAGGCTGAGTGGATTGAGCAGTATGAGCCTGGTGTCTACATAACTCTTGTAGCCTTGAGTGATGGAACCAGAGATTTAAAACGAGTGCGCTTCAG CCGGAGAAGATTCGGGGAACATCAAGCTGAGACTTGGTGGTCAGAAAACCGTGAAAAAGTATATGAGAGGTACAATGTCCGTGGACTGGACAAATCATCAACCTCCGGGCAGGCTGCCCGCAGATCAGAAGGAGCTCTTTCTCCCACTTCACAGATTTAG
- the LOC123203338 gene encoding U-box domain-containing protein 29-like, with protein MARNELFVTVPSLFRCPISLDVMKSPVSLCTGVTYDRSSIQHWLESGHDTCPATMQILSTKDITPNLTLHRLINLWSRQLTLSEQEIKDLIEKIGSECESEKSCVGCLAKIFEFVRGSEENRRFLSSYGGFLEAIVSVLNRKQGEIVALESVFKVLSLILNENGVKEKINHLIFLGNSNCLASILEVLEKGSLDSRIESIKILNAILLDNESKRRVVETESIFSALFDQLRTSNGDNLNDAVLSILITLSGTRSVKTQLVQFGLVQILSKILSDTSSRIPTIEKAIKLLSITIKCSEGRLAVSEDSRCAAGIVEKIIKVGKTAREEAVAVLWSMCYVYKDGRVTEAVVKSNGVTKVLLVMQSEIEGMVRKMCGDLVKVLGKKNCSSGLESYDTKTTHITPY; from the coding sequence ATGGCAAGAAACGAACTGTTCGTAACCGTACCGAGCTTGTTCCGATGCCCGATTTCGTTGGACGTCATGAAGTCTCCGGTGAGCCTCTGCACCGGAGTTACATACGACCGTTCCAGTATTCAGCACTGGCTTGAATCAGGACATGATACATGTCCGGCCACGATGCAAATCCTTTCCACCAAAGACATCACTCCCAACCTTACGCTCCACCGCCTGATCAACCTCTGGTCCCGTCAATTGACGCTGTCGGAGCAGGAGATTAAGGATTTGATTGAGAAGATTGGAAGTGAATGCGAGAGTGAGAAGAGTTGCGTGGGTTGTTTGGCGAAGATTTTCGAGTTTGTTCGTGGTAGTGAAGAGAATCGGAGGTTTTTGAGTAGTTACGGTGGTTTCTTGGAAGCCATTGTCAGTGTTTTGAATCGAAAACAAGGGGAAATCGTAGCTTTGGAGTCAGTTTTCAAggttttgagtttgattttaaacgaaaatggagtcaaagagaaaataaatcatttgattttCCTTGGTAATAGTAATTGTCTAGCTTCTATTCTTGAAGTTCTAGAGAAAGGAAGCTTAGATTCAAGAATCGAATCAATCAAAATCCTGAATGCAATTCTACTGGACAACGAATCAAAACGCAGAGTTGTAGAAACAGAGAGCATCTTCTCAGCACTCTTCGATCAACTTAGAACGTCAAACGGTGATAACTTAAATGACGCTGTCTTGTCAATCTTAATCACGCTATCAGGAACTCGGTCGGTCAAAACTCAACTCGTCCAATTTGGACTCGTTCAAATCCTGTCGAAGATACTCTCCGATACGAGTTCACGGATTCCGACGATCGAAAAGGCGATCAAGTTGCTGTCAATAACCATCAAGTGCAGCGAGGGGCGGTTGGCGGTTAGCGAAGACTCGAGATGTGCGGCAGGGATcgttgagaaaataatcaagGTGGGCAAAACGGCAAGAGAGGAGGCCGTTGCGGTGCTGTGGAGCATGTGTTATGTGTACAAAGACGGGAGAGTAACGGAGGCGGTGGTTAAGAGTAACGGCGTGACGAAAGTGCTACTAGTCATGCAAAGCGAAATCGAAGGGATGGTTAGAAAAATGTGTGGGGATTTGGTTAAAGTTTTGGGGAAGAAGAATTGTAGCAGTGGATTGGAAAGCTATGATACGAAGACAACCCACATCACGCCTTACTGA
- the LOC123203336 gene encoding L-type lectin-domain containing receptor kinase S.6-like produces the protein MHTSLLFLFWATFFIKIFTFTSLPANNITLYGDAYFRDNAISLTQELTCLSSSSSSSSSPSSSPSSSSSGIGRALYLYPIRFLDSTTNTTASFSCKFSFSIIPSPLCPFGDGFAFLVTSSADSFTRSKGYIGLPGPQDSFFAVEFDTSFDPSLGDINGNHIGIDVKTAISFASVDTSSRGIDLKSGNQITAWIEYKDALKLIRVWAGYSQIRPPSPLLVVQMDLSEQFKEYMHVGFSAGNGQGSALHIIERWRFKTFASYASVNPIDMVEDGECFMCYPGDSNYDSSSVNVHKREANARDMALELGGLAAFGFSIIAVVGVISFFFIRKKKQNGRGKQTHALNAEPNNVPKQLSLAEIRSATMGFHRNRIVGEGASATVYKGSLSSGGAVAVKRFERANLIDCTRNPFTTEFATMVGCLRHKNLVQLQGWCCEGAELVLVYEYLPNGSLDSILHTNTHSTTLLPWEKRLKIILGVASALSYLHEECERQIIHRDVKSCNIMLDADFNAKLGDFGLAEVYEHSCITREATIPAGTMGYLAPEYVYSGVPSEKTDVYSFGVVVLEVATGRRPVDNEGSLIVDWVWRQWEKGKLLEAADLRLRGKFNSSEMQGMLMVGLACVHPNHEKRPTVKEVARIIRGEAPLPLLPVKKPAVNIGSILSETLMDFGGDQSPSMDDSQWLTPRSRFY, from the coding sequence ATGCACActtctcttttgtttctcttctgGGCTACTTTCTTTATCAAGATCTTCACTTTCACTTCATTGCCTGCCAATAATATCACTCTCTATGGTGATGCCTATTTCAGAGACAATGCCATTAGCCTCACTCAAGAACTAACTTGCctctcttcatcatcatcctcttcttcttctccttcttcttctccatcttcttcatcttctggCATTGGAAGGGCTCTCTATCTATACCCTATTCGTTTTCTTGATTCCACAACTAACACCACAGCTTCTTTTTCTTGTAAATTCTCCTTCTCTATAATCCCCTCTCCCTTGTGTCCCTTTGGAGATGGTTTTGCTTTCTTGGTTACCTCCAGTGCCGATTCTTTTACTCGTTCTAAGGGCTACATTGGCCTTCCCGGACCCCAAGATTCTTTCTTTGCTGTGGAATTTGATACCAGTTTTGACCCTTCACTTGGGGATATCAACGGTAACCATATTGGTATCGATGTTAAAACGGCTATTTCTTTTGCTTCTGTTGATACTTCTTCAAGAGGGATTGATCTTAAAAGTGGGAATCAGATTACAGCTTGGATTGAGtacaaagatgcattgaaaTTGATTAGGGTGTGGGCTGGTTACTCTCAGATTAGGCCTCCAAGTCCACTTCTTGTTGTTCAGATGGACCTCTCCGAGCAGTTCAAAGAGTATATGCATGTTGGTTTCTCTGCTGGCAACGGGCAAGGCTCAGCTTTGCACATAATTGAGCGTTGGCGGTTCAAGACTTTCGCTTCTTATGCTTCTGTGAATCCCATAGATATGGTTGAAGATGGGGAGTGTTTCATGTGCTATCCTGGAGATTCAAATTATGATAGCAGTAGTGTTAATGTTCACAAAAGAGAAGCAAATGCAAGGGACATGGCACTTGAGCTTGGAGGATTAGCAGCATTTGGCTTTTCCATAATCGCTGTTGTTGGTGTCAtcagtttcttttttataaGGAAGAAAAAGCAAAATGGTAGAGGTAAACAAACACACGCTTTAAATGCAGAACCAAATAATGTTCCCAAACAATTGTCACTTGCTGAGATAAGATCAGCAACAATGGGGTTTCATCGGAACAGAATCGTTGGCGAAGGAGCTTCAGCAACTGTGTATAAAGGGTCTCTCAGCTCCGGTGGAGCAGTGGCAGTTAAGAGATTTGAAAGGGCTAATTTGATCGACTGCACACGCAATCCTTTCACTACTGAATTTGCAACAATGGTGGGGTGCTTGAGGCATAAAAACTTAGTTCAGCTTCAAGGATGGTGTTGTGAAGGAGCTGAATTAGTCCTGGTTTATGAATACTTGCCCAATGGAAGCCTTGACAGCATCCTTCACACTAATACCCATTCTACAACTTTGCTGCCATGGGAGAAAAGGCTAAAAATCATTCTTGGGGTTGCTTCTGCTCTTTCTTATCTTCATGAAGAGTGTGAGAGACAGATAATTCATAGAGATGTAAAGTCCTGCAACATAATGCTAGATGCAGACTTCAATGCCAAGCTTGGCGATTTCGGTTTAGCAGAAGTCTATGAACACAGTTGCATTACAAGAGAAGCTACAATCCCAGCTGGTACAATGGGATATCTTGCCCCTGAATATGTTTATTCCGGTGTTCCATCAGAGAAAACTGATGTTTACAGCTTTGGAGTAGTGGTTTTAGAGGTTGCCACAGGGAGAAGGCCTGTGGATAATGAAGGATCACTGATTGTTGATTGGGTGTGGCGCCAGTGGGAGAAAGGGAAGTTGCTTGAGGCTGCTGATTTGAGATTGAGAGGGAAGTTTAACTCATCAGAAATGCAAGGAATGCTCATGGTGGGACTTGCTTGTGTGCATCCAAACCATGAGAAGAGGCCTACCGTGAAGGAGGTTGCAAGGATTATCCGAGGGGAGGCGCCGCTTCCTCTTTTGCCAGTGAAAAAACCAGCTGTGAACATCGGTTCTATTTTGTCAGAGACTTTGATGGATTTTGGTGGAGATCAGAGTCCTAGTATGGATGATTCACAATGGTTGACGCCCAGGAGTCGTTTCTATTGA